A portion of the Chromobacterium sp. IIBBL 290-4 genome contains these proteins:
- a CDS encoding carbohydrate ABC transporter permease, producing the protein MSNKTRKITLQAYLFLAPALLLLLVFSFWPVGFGSFLAFTRYNLIDAPQWVGWDNFRDLFGDELFISALKNSALYLLVVPVIQIFAMLLAVLVNNEMPGIKLFRAAYYLPVVTSVSVIGIIWNFMYTEDGVLNAVLRWLHMVNDPVGWLTDDHITLFAVMFITVWRGIGWYMVLYLAGLQAVPADVYEAAQLDGANRWQRFWRITVPLLSPTILLCSIMSVLAAVKAFEEVQIMTKGGPMQSTYTALFYAYEFGIKSLNFGRALAASLVMSVFCILLAWLNFRYLQPRKN; encoded by the coding sequence ATGTCCAACAAGACCCGCAAGATCACCCTGCAGGCCTATCTGTTTCTGGCCCCGGCCCTGCTGCTGCTGCTGGTGTTTTCTTTCTGGCCGGTCGGCTTCGGCTCCTTCCTCGCTTTTACCCGCTACAACCTGATAGACGCGCCGCAGTGGGTAGGCTGGGACAATTTCCGCGATCTGTTCGGCGACGAACTATTCATTTCCGCGCTGAAAAATTCGGCGCTGTATCTGTTGGTGGTGCCGGTTATCCAGATCTTCGCCATGCTGCTGGCGGTGCTGGTCAACAATGAGATGCCAGGCATCAAGCTGTTCCGCGCCGCCTATTACCTGCCGGTGGTCACCTCGGTATCGGTGATCGGCATCATCTGGAACTTCATGTACACCGAAGACGGCGTGCTCAACGCCGTGTTGCGTTGGCTGCACATGGTCAACGATCCGGTAGGCTGGCTCACCGACGACCACATCACACTGTTCGCGGTGATGTTCATCACCGTCTGGCGCGGCATAGGCTGGTATATGGTGCTGTACCTGGCCGGCCTGCAGGCGGTGCCGGCCGATGTCTACGAGGCCGCTCAGCTGGACGGCGCCAACCGCTGGCAGCGCTTCTGGCGCATCACCGTGCCGCTGCTCTCTCCCACCATTCTGCTGTGTTCCATCATGTCGGTGCTGGCGGCGGTGAAAGCCTTTGAGGAAGTGCAGATCATGACCAAGGGCGGGCCGATGCAATCCACTTATACCGCCTTGTTCTACGCCTACGAGTTCGGCATCAAGTCGCTGAATTTCGGCCGCGCGCTGGCGGCCAGCCTGGTGATGTCGGTGTTCTGCATCCTGCTCGCCTGGCTCAATTTCCGCTACCTGCAACCGCGCAAGAACTGA
- a CDS encoding ABC transporter ATP-binding protein, with product MSRLKLSAIRKVYDDGNAVIHGVDLDIRDGEFMVFVGPSGCGKSTMMRMIAGLEDITSGELHIDGKLANDIEPSKRGLAMVFQSYALYPHMTVRDNMAFSLKLAGHSKAEIDAAVHRAALTLQIEHLLERKPKALSGGQRQRVAIGRAIVRKPGVFLFDEPLSNLDAALRVQMRIELARLHKELGSTMIYVTHDQVEAMTLGDRIAVFNAGRIEQVGTPLELYNQPANRFVAGFLGSPKMNFIPAQALRAAAAGLELKLPGDYRLTLPFSGDAGGELSLGIRAEHLYLAESGLPVTVQLVEHLGDQQIVYLQYEGGSEPISLKLPGHEAEPALGSLRHLALDPRHCHVFDAEGQALQRLDPVHAAEAALSI from the coding sequence GTGTCCCGACTCAAACTCTCAGCCATCCGCAAGGTATACGACGACGGCAACGCGGTGATCCACGGCGTCGATCTGGACATCCGCGACGGCGAATTCATGGTTTTCGTCGGTCCGTCCGGCTGCGGCAAATCGACGATGATGCGGATGATCGCCGGCCTGGAAGACATCACCTCGGGCGAGCTGCACATCGACGGCAAGCTCGCCAACGATATCGAGCCATCCAAGCGCGGCCTGGCCATGGTGTTCCAGAGCTACGCGCTGTATCCGCACATGACGGTGCGCGACAATATGGCCTTCAGCCTCAAGCTGGCCGGCCACAGCAAGGCCGAAATCGACGCCGCCGTGCACCGCGCGGCGCTGACGCTGCAGATCGAGCACCTGCTGGAGCGCAAGCCCAAGGCCCTGTCCGGCGGCCAGCGCCAGCGCGTGGCCATAGGCCGCGCCATCGTGCGCAAGCCCGGCGTGTTCCTGTTCGACGAGCCGCTGTCCAATCTGGACGCGGCGCTCAGGGTGCAGATGCGCATCGAGCTGGCGCGGCTGCACAAGGAGCTGGGCAGCACCATGATTTACGTCACCCACGACCAAGTGGAGGCGATGACGCTGGGCGACCGCATCGCGGTGTTCAACGCCGGCCGCATCGAACAAGTGGGCACGCCGCTGGAGCTGTACAACCAGCCGGCCAACCGCTTCGTCGCCGGCTTCCTCGGCTCGCCCAAGATGAACTTCATCCCGGCGCAAGCATTGCGCGCCGCTGCCGCGGGCCTGGAGTTGAAACTGCCGGGCGATTACCGGCTGACGCTGCCCTTCAGCGGCGACGCCGGCGGCGAGCTGTCGCTGGGCATCCGCGCCGAACATCTGTACCTGGCCGAATCCGGCCTGCCGGTGACGGTGCAGTTGGTGGAGCATCTGGGCGACCAGCAGATCGTCTATCTGCAATACGAGGGCGGCAGCGAGCCGATTTCCTTGAAACTGCCGGGCCATGAAGCCGAGCCGGCGCTGGGCAGCCTGCGCCACCTGGCGCTGGACCCGCGCCACTGCCATGTTTTCGACGCCGAAGGCCAGGCGCTGCAACGGCTGGACCCTGTCCACGCTGCGGAAGCGGCGCTAAGCATCTGA
- a CDS encoding B3/4 domain-containing protein, giving the protein MKVKLGQAALARWPQMQVDGLIVRDLDIAALAAFTLAWPDDGFDWVPLLERWKQFYRAWPGDKKARCSLAYLAKAAQAGKLRSILPLVDLYNQASLLSRSPFGGEDLAKLGGELSLDLAAGDEPFLPLGKADVEHPQAGEAVWLSGGEAVCRCLNWLESDRFKLDEGSRSVVFVSEQPDGAFPSGAAGMDWLAEKLAPHAGAWRRFRLDAASPAYQD; this is encoded by the coding sequence CGGCGCTGGCGCGCTGGCCGCAGATGCAGGTGGACGGTTTGATCGTCCGCGATCTCGATATCGCCGCGCTGGCGGCGTTCACGCTGGCGTGGCCGGATGACGGTTTCGATTGGGTGCCGCTGCTGGAGCGCTGGAAGCAGTTTTACCGCGCCTGGCCGGGCGACAAGAAGGCGCGCTGTTCATTGGCGTATCTGGCCAAGGCGGCGCAGGCGGGCAAGCTGCGCAGCATCCTGCCGCTGGTGGACCTGTACAACCAGGCGTCCTTGCTGAGCCGCAGCCCCTTCGGCGGCGAAGACCTGGCCAAGCTGGGCGGGGAGTTGAGCTTGGATCTGGCGGCTGGGGATGAACCCTTTCTGCCCTTGGGCAAGGCCGATGTCGAGCATCCGCAAGCGGGCGAGGCGGTGTGGCTGTCCGGTGGCGAGGCGGTGTGCCGTTGCCTGAACTGGCTGGAATCGGACCGTTTCAAGTTGGATGAGGGCAGCCGTTCGGTGGTTTTTGTCAGCGAACAGCCGGACGGAGCCTTCCCATCCGGCGCCGCCGGCATGGACTGGCTGGCGGAGAAGCTGGCGCCGCATGCCGGGGCATGGCGGCGCTTTCGTCTGGATGCGGCCAGCCCGGCGTATCAGGATTAA
- a CDS encoding DMT family transporter gives MESNKSMRLGQGQMLAAMALSGTLGWFVLQSGQPAFNVVFFRCLIGAACLALFIAWRGLWRPWPFTRRSLLLCLAGGVALVGNWLLLFNAYRYSSIGLATVVYQAQPFILYGMAVLWLGEVASRRKLAALGIAFIGLLLIIWPALGQGTAGGQWWLGVSLALGAAFFYALATLITKRLPAGIPPHLIACAQTLTGALLLWPLLQPARLAEADAAAWGCLAVLGMVHTCVMYILMYSAFRRLPTTMIGALGFVYPLAAVWVDYLAYGHALLPGQWLGMALIVLANAWLNGWLGARRGRLAANKGPLSPSPSPAGGEGNGR, from the coding sequence ATGGAGTCGAACAAGAGCATGCGTCTGGGGCAAGGCCAGATGCTGGCGGCGATGGCGCTGTCGGGCACGCTGGGCTGGTTTGTATTGCAGTCCGGCCAGCCGGCGTTCAATGTGGTGTTTTTCCGTTGCCTGATCGGCGCGGCCTGCCTGGCTTTGTTCATCGCCTGGCGCGGGCTGTGGCGGCCCTGGCCTTTCACCAGGCGCAGCCTGTTGCTGTGCCTGGCCGGCGGTGTGGCCTTGGTGGGCAATTGGCTGTTGCTGTTCAACGCCTATCGCTACAGCTCCATCGGTTTGGCCACCGTGGTGTACCAAGCCCAGCCCTTCATTTTGTACGGCATGGCGGTGCTGTGGCTGGGCGAAGTCGCCAGCCGGCGCAAGCTGGCGGCGCTGGGCATCGCCTTCATCGGCCTGCTGCTGATCATCTGGCCGGCGCTGGGCCAGGGAACCGCGGGCGGACAGTGGTGGCTGGGCGTGAGCCTGGCTTTGGGCGCGGCTTTTTTTTACGCCTTGGCGACTTTGATCACCAAGCGGCTGCCGGCCGGCATTCCGCCGCACTTGATCGCGTGCGCGCAAACACTGACCGGCGCGCTGCTGTTGTGGCCTTTGCTGCAGCCGGCGCGCTTGGCCGAAGCGGACGCTGCCGCCTGGGGCTGCCTGGCGGTTTTGGGCATGGTGCATACCTGTGTGATGTACATCCTGATGTACTCGGCCTTCCGCCGCCTACCGACCACCATGATAGGCGCGCTGGGCTTTGTTTATCCGCTGGCGGCGGTGTGGGTGGATTATCTGGCCTACGGCCATGCGCTGCTGCCGGGGCAATGGCTGGGCATGGCGCTGATCGTGCTGGCCAATGCCTGGCTGAATGGCTGGTTGGGGGCGCGGCGCGGGAGGCTGGCGGCAAATAAGGGCCCCCTCTCCCCTAGCCCCTCTCCCGCGGGGGGAGAGGGGAACGGCCGCTGA
- the nagZ gene encoding beta-N-acetylhexosaminidase produces MSLNDQANLQRLAGRALMVDVAGPVLSAEEALQLQKMQVRAICFFRRNVPDAASTRRLVADLKAALGPDILVGLDQEGGGVMRTLFLPQAPAAMALAAVDDAELARRVGAAVARGLKSLGVNWNFAPVLDLNNNPANPVIGERSFGADPDRAAQLAQAWMEGHLAEGVACCVKHFPGHGDTHTDSHLDLPVVDKPLAELRDYELAPFKALAAHTPALMSAHIRFPALDHEWPATLSPAILTGVLRRELGFRGVAITDALNMKAIRERWGQPAGTVQALKAGADLSLVLQFADEMQASADALVNALREGALPVARLAEAGDRVDALIRRYPSRGDYAYPAAQRENDEALFSEAWQRALTERGDAPHWPAGQRLRLVVQRQAPSDGVSEAGLSADRLIAALSQRHALEVISFERRDALHWHTLPHDGVPTVLASTSRERYGRREQESWRPDLHLALWNPYAAADIAAPALISYGFADAALEAVSRRLAGEIRAEGRLPVDLGAPYQEN; encoded by the coding sequence ATGAGTCTGAACGATCAAGCCAATCTGCAAAGACTGGCCGGCCGCGCGCTGATGGTGGATGTCGCCGGCCCGGTGCTCAGCGCCGAAGAGGCGCTGCAATTGCAAAAAATGCAGGTGCGCGCCATCTGTTTTTTCCGCCGCAATGTGCCGGACGCCGCCTCCACCCGCCGCCTGGTGGCCGACCTGAAAGCCGCGCTGGGACCGGACATTCTGGTAGGCCTGGATCAGGAAGGCGGCGGCGTGATGCGCACCTTGTTCCTGCCGCAGGCGCCGGCGGCGATGGCGCTGGCGGCAGTGGATGACGCCGAGCTGGCCCGCCGCGTCGGCGCCGCCGTGGCGCGCGGGCTGAAGAGCCTGGGCGTCAACTGGAACTTCGCGCCGGTGCTGGACCTGAACAACAATCCGGCCAACCCGGTGATAGGCGAGCGCTCCTTCGGCGCCGACCCGGACCGCGCCGCCCAACTGGCCCAAGCCTGGATGGAGGGCCATTTGGCCGAAGGCGTGGCCTGCTGCGTCAAGCACTTCCCCGGCCATGGCGACACCCATACCGACTCCCACCTGGACTTGCCGGTGGTGGACAAGCCGCTGGCCGAGCTGCGCGATTACGAGTTGGCGCCGTTCAAGGCGCTGGCCGCCCATACGCCGGCGCTGATGAGCGCCCACATCCGCTTTCCGGCGCTGGACCACGAATGGCCGGCCACGTTGTCGCCCGCCATCCTCACCGGCGTGCTCAGGCGCGAGCTGGGCTTCCGCGGCGTGGCCATCACCGACGCGCTGAATATGAAAGCCATCCGCGAGCGCTGGGGCCAGCCCGCCGGCACAGTGCAGGCGCTGAAGGCCGGCGCCGATCTGTCCTTGGTGCTGCAATTCGCCGACGAAATGCAAGCCAGCGCCGACGCGCTGGTGAACGCGCTGCGCGAAGGCGCGCTGCCGGTGGCGCGGCTGGCCGAGGCCGGCGACAGGGTGGACGCGCTGATCCGCCGCTACCCCAGCCGCGGCGATTACGCCTACCCGGCGGCGCAGCGCGAAAACGACGAGGCCTTGTTCAGCGAGGCCTGGCAACGCGCCCTCACCGAACGCGGCGACGCGCCGCACTGGCCGGCCGGCCAAAGGCTGCGGCTGGTGGTGCAGCGCCAGGCGCCGTCCGATGGCGTGTCCGAAGCCGGGCTGTCGGCCGACAGGCTGATCGCCGCGCTGTCGCAACGCCATGCCCTGGAAGTGATCAGCTTCGAACGCCGCGACGCGCTGCACTGGCACACGCTGCCGCATGACGGCGTACCCACCGTGCTGGCGTCCACCAGCCGCGAGCGTTACGGCCGGCGCGAACAGGAAAGCTGGCGGCCGGACTTGCATCTGGCATTATGGAACCCCTACGCCGCGGCCGACATCGCCGCCCCGGCGCTGATCAGCTACGGCTTCGCCGACGCGGCCCTGGAGGCGGTCAGCCGCCGCCTCGCCGGCGAAATCCGCGCCGAAGGCCGCCTGCCGGTCGATCTGGGCGCGCCCTATCAGGAGAATTGA
- a CDS encoding methyl-accepting chemotaxis protein, producing MNRQSSLAGQLAAIVALVVGILLLAALFSLYQLWGGIRAFRDQVEADQRSVQQVLTMQVDFKKQVQEWKDTLLRGQDPAKLAKYWGNFQQREQQVHDDAEKLTASVSDPQTQDLLRQFSAAHQKMGEDYRKGLQAYKQAGFDFKAGDKQVAGMDRPPTELLTQASAQLDKRAQQTAADAEASANLALWHAGIAMTLGTLLGMGFFLYYIKHTLILRTRRLAEELSQLREGNFTRPVQQDRLDEIGQIAACSEAVRLSLGALIRELSEAAGEIGHTSRELSRAAHQLAQGAETQNDAIASNAASVEQIATSIDTIANQAAAISEDSNTSAQMTKAGLGEVDKLHQQATLIDKVMNQVDSTSQAFKDSTQAINQLTVQIQEIAEQTNLLALNAAIEAARAGEMGRGFAVVADEVRKLAENSAKAANEIKNVTDRLSQDAQAVGSAVDNGLATTRQSRGIIETTMTHLQAANDSVHEASEGVGEIRDAIAEQKSACNSIAHRIETVAQMVASNTEAAGELRGTVASLSALSEKMQGMVGKFRL from the coding sequence ATGAACCGCCAATCCTCGCTCGCCGGACAACTGGCAGCCATCGTCGCGCTCGTGGTCGGCATCTTGCTGCTCGCCGCCCTGTTTTCCCTCTACCAGCTTTGGGGCGGCATCCGCGCCTTCCGCGACCAAGTGGAAGCCGACCAGCGCAGCGTGCAGCAAGTACTGACCATGCAGGTGGATTTCAAAAAACAGGTGCAGGAATGGAAGGACACGCTGCTGCGCGGCCAGGACCCGGCCAAACTGGCCAAATACTGGGGCAATTTCCAGCAGCGCGAACAACAGGTGCATGACGATGCCGAAAAGCTGACGGCTTCGGTGTCCGATCCGCAAACCCAGGATTTGCTGCGCCAATTCAGCGCCGCGCATCAAAAAATGGGCGAGGACTACCGCAAGGGTCTGCAAGCTTACAAGCAGGCCGGTTTCGACTTCAAAGCCGGCGACAAGCAGGTGGCCGGCATGGACCGCCCGCCCACCGAATTGCTGACCCAGGCCAGCGCCCAGCTGGACAAGCGCGCCCAGCAAACCGCCGCCGACGCCGAGGCGTCGGCCAACCTCGCGTTATGGCATGCCGGCATCGCCATGACGCTGGGCACGCTGCTGGGCATGGGCTTCTTTTTGTATTACATCAAGCACACGCTGATCCTGCGCACCCGCAGGCTGGCGGAAGAATTGTCGCAATTGCGCGAAGGCAATTTCACCCGGCCGGTGCAACAGGACAGATTGGATGAGATCGGCCAGATCGCCGCCTGCAGCGAGGCGGTGCGGCTCAGCCTGGGCGCCTTGATCCGCGAATTGAGCGAAGCCGCCGGCGAGATCGGCCACACCAGCCGCGAACTCAGCCGCGCCGCCCATCAGCTGGCGCAAGGCGCGGAAACGCAAAACGACGCCATCGCCAGCAACGCCGCCTCGGTGGAACAGATCGCCACCAGCATAGACACCATCGCCAACCAGGCCGCCGCCATCAGCGAGGACTCCAACACCAGCGCGCAGATGACCAAGGCGGGCCTCGGCGAGGTGGACAAGCTGCACCAGCAGGCCACCCTGATAGACAAGGTGATGAACCAGGTGGACAGCACCTCGCAGGCCTTCAAGGACAGCACTCAGGCGATCAATCAGCTGACGGTGCAAATTCAGGAAATCGCCGAGCAGACCAATCTATTGGCGCTGAACGCCGCCATCGAGGCCGCCCGCGCCGGCGAAATGGGCCGCGGCTTCGCCGTGGTGGCGGACGAGGTGCGCAAGCTGGCGGAAAACTCGGCCAAGGCGGCCAACGAGATCAAAAACGTCACCGACCGGCTGAGCCAGGACGCGCAGGCGGTGGGCAGCGCGGTGGACAACGGCCTGGCCACCACTCGCCAGAGCCGCGGCATCATCGAAACCACCATGACGCATCTGCAAGCGGCCAACGACAGCGTGCACGAGGCCAGCGAAGGCGTGGGCGAAATCCGCGACGCCATCGCCGAGCAGAAATCCGCCTGCAACAGCATCGCCCACCGCATCGAAACCGTGGCGCAGATGGTGGCTTCCAATACCGAAGCGGCGGGCGAACTACGCGGCACCGTGGCCAGCCTCAGCGCCCTATCGGAAAAAATGCAGGGCATGGTGGGCAAGTTCCGCCTTTAA
- a CDS encoding carbohydrate ABC transporter permease, which yields MTTTAIPNAGRAAPLRWQRLANRALHYLVLIAIGLITVYPFWWTLVTALSTDGDVFTFPPAMLPTAPGFGNFHEALTSIDILAFYRNSIAITVFSVIGTLLVSALAAYPLARMRFPGSKLVFGAILATMILPSEVNFLVNFITVSKLHLTDSYSGVVLPTLAGAVGIFLMKQAFEAVPQDLIDAARVDGANEWQIFWKIMLPLTRPALAALTILTTVSAWNQYIWPSIVMSSPDKFPLSVGVLYLAGAFTFKTRVVAAGAVLTVLPILIVFLFTQRYFLRGFDGAVK from the coding sequence ATGACTACCACCGCCATTCCAAACGCCGGCCGCGCCGCGCCGCTGCGCTGGCAGCGCCTGGCCAACCGCGCGCTGCACTACCTGGTGCTGATCGCCATCGGCCTGATCACCGTCTACCCCTTCTGGTGGACGCTGGTGACGGCGCTGTCCACCGACGGCGACGTATTCACCTTTCCGCCGGCCATGCTGCCCACCGCGCCCGGCTTCGGCAATTTCCACGAGGCGCTGACCAGCATCGACATCCTGGCCTTCTACCGCAACTCCATCGCCATCACCGTGTTCTCCGTGATCGGCACCTTGCTGGTCAGCGCGCTGGCGGCCTACCCGCTGGCGCGGATGCGTTTTCCCGGCAGCAAGCTGGTGTTCGGCGCCATCCTCGCCACCATGATTTTGCCCAGCGAGGTCAACTTCCTGGTCAACTTCATCACCGTGTCCAAACTGCACCTGACCGACAGCTATAGCGGCGTGGTGTTGCCGACGCTGGCCGGCGCAGTCGGCATCTTCTTGATGAAGCAAGCTTTCGAGGCGGTGCCGCAAGACCTGATAGACGCGGCCCGGGTGGACGGCGCCAACGAGTGGCAGATCTTCTGGAAAATCATGCTGCCGCTGACCCGGCCGGCGCTGGCGGCGCTGACCATACTCACCACGGTGTCGGCGTGGAACCAGTACATCTGGCCGTCCATCGTGATGTCCAGCCCGGACAAGTTTCCGCTGTCGGTCGGCGTGCTCTATCTGGCCGGCGCCTTCACTTTCAAAACCCGGGTGGTGGCGGCCGGCGCGGTGCTGACCGTGCTGCCCATCCTGATCGTGTTCCTGTTCACCCAGCGCTATTTCCTGCGCGGTTTCGATGGAGCTGTCAAATGA
- a CDS encoding Lrp/AsnC family transcriptional regulator has protein sequence MRDWIDVELIKLLQQNARQSLAELARQLKMAAPSVSERLKRLEESGAITGYAPAIQPEAWGYTLTALVRLRPFPGQLKPLEAKLIATPQVIECDKVTGEDCFIARLALRTIQELDDILDGWAEMASTASSIVKSSPVPRRLPPLLPRD, from the coding sequence ATGCGCGACTGGATAGATGTGGAGCTGATCAAACTGTTGCAGCAGAACGCCCGCCAGAGCCTGGCGGAGCTGGCGCGCCAGCTGAAAATGGCGGCGCCCAGCGTATCGGAGCGCTTGAAGCGGCTGGAAGAAAGCGGCGCGATAACCGGCTACGCGCCGGCCATCCAGCCGGAAGCCTGGGGCTACACGCTGACCGCCCTGGTGCGGCTGCGGCCCTTCCCCGGCCAGCTCAAGCCCTTGGAGGCCAAGCTGATCGCCACGCCGCAAGTGATAGAGTGCGACAAAGTCACCGGAGAGGATTGCTTCATCGCCCGGCTGGCCTTGCGCACTATCCAGGAACTGGACGACATCCTGGATGGCTGGGCCGAAATGGCCAGCACCGCCAGCTCCATCGTCAAGAGCAGCCCGGTGCCGCGTCGCCTGCCGCCGCTGCTGCCGCGCGACTGA